One genomic window of Paeniglutamicibacter sp. Y32M11 includes the following:
- a CDS encoding NADH:flavin oxidoreductase, with translation MTTMIPDPFAPTTLGPVQLRNRIIKAATSEGRSPKGLVTDDLIDFHRSYIRGGAGMTTVAYCCVSPEGASAPGQILMSAKALPGLQQLTDAIHAEGGAISAQLGHAGMVASKKITGVTSMGPSRFVNPSSMEYCRAIRREEIALVIEQFGQAARIAVDAGFDAVELHFGHNYLPSSFLSPLLNRRKDEYGGSIENRSRFVREIAQRVREEVGDKIAVIAKISMDDGLPGGIWLNDSIRTAQLLDEDKNLDAIELTQGSSIIRQMYLFRGDVPVADFAAVVKEPMKTGVRLFGKLALGSFPYRDLYMLEAARQFVPVMKNTKLILLGGINNREHIETGMREGFDFVAMGRGLLREPDLINRIEADATVSGRCIHCNKCMYTVYGRTHCVMEPDSHHGALPDKNSPYAVNRERLLPLAKV, from the coding sequence ATGACCACCATGATTCCCGACCCGTTCGCCCCAACCACCCTGGGTCCGGTACAGCTGCGCAACCGCATCATCAAGGCCGCGACCTCCGAGGGTCGTTCCCCTAAGGGCCTGGTCACCGACGATCTGATCGACTTCCACCGCAGCTACATTCGCGGCGGAGCGGGCATGACCACCGTTGCCTACTGCTGTGTCTCCCCCGAGGGAGCCTCGGCCCCGGGACAGATCCTCATGAGCGCAAAGGCGCTACCCGGACTGCAGCAGCTGACCGACGCGATCCATGCTGAGGGCGGCGCGATTTCCGCCCAGCTGGGCCATGCTGGGATGGTGGCCTCCAAGAAGATCACCGGCGTCACCTCCATGGGCCCGAGCAGGTTCGTGAATCCTTCCTCCATGGAATACTGCCGGGCCATCCGCCGGGAGGAAATTGCGTTGGTGATCGAGCAGTTCGGTCAGGCTGCACGGATCGCGGTGGACGCTGGATTCGACGCCGTGGAACTGCACTTCGGGCACAATTACTTGCCGAGTTCGTTCCTCTCCCCGCTACTGAACCGCCGCAAGGATGAATACGGCGGAAGCATCGAAAACCGATCACGCTTCGTCCGGGAGATCGCCCAGCGAGTGCGTGAGGAGGTCGGGGACAAGATCGCGGTCATCGCCAAGATCAGCATGGATGACGGGTTACCCGGCGGCATCTGGCTGAACGACTCGATCCGCACCGCCCAGCTGCTGGACGAAGATAAGAACCTGGATGCCATCGAGCTGACGCAGGGTTCTTCGATCATCCGCCAGATGTATCTGTTCCGCGGCGATGTGCCGGTCGCGGACTTCGCCGCGGTGGTCAAGGAACCAATGAAAACCGGTGTGCGTTTGTTCGGAAAACTCGCCCTGGGCAGCTTCCCCTACCGGGACCTCTACATGCTGGAGGCGGCACGCCAGTTCGTGCCAGTCATGAAAAATACCAAGCTGATCCTGCTCGGCGGCATCAACAACCGAGAGCACATCGAGACCGGCATGCGTGAGGGCTTTGACTTTGTGGCCATGGGCCGCGGGCTGCTGCGCGAACCGGATCTGATCAACCGCATCGAAGCGGATGCCACGGTCAGCGGCCGCTGCATCCACTGCAACAAGTGCATGTACACCGTCTATGGCCGCACGCACTGCGTGATGGAGCCGGACAGCCACCACGGTGCACTGCCGGATAAAAATTCGCCGTACGCGGTGAACCGCGAGCGGCTACTGCCGCTGGCCAAGGTCTAG
- a CDS encoding 2-methylaconitate cis-trans isomerase PrpF family protein, whose amino-acid sequence MCLAAAARIPGSIPASLAGSLDGEVIRLGTPSGPVSAAAHVDAAGVLVCTSLLRTARILMKGFVQLPR is encoded by the coding sequence ATGTGTCTGGCGGCTGCGGCGCGAATTCCCGGCAGCATTCCTGCCTCGCTGGCCGGTTCCCTGGACGGCGAGGTGATCCGGCTGGGTACGCCCTCGGGTCCGGTGTCTGCCGCGGCGCACGTAGATGCCGCGGGCGTACTGGTGTGTACCTCGCTGCTGCGCACCGCACGGATTCTAATGAAGGGATTTGTCCAGCTGCCGCGGTAG
- a CDS encoding PrpF domain-containing protein, with the protein MPLNPGCWKLQADRSASHYSTRTLKDRAGEAGGTRRAGRSSGELSLPGVHGTAAPIELSYPDPAGSRSAGLLPTGDPVDVLSVDERDYPVSLVDAALPMVVIEAASLGFQCTESPEQIDADKAALVLLEKLRRAGAVAMRLCATAAGAAL; encoded by the coding sequence TTGCCCTTGAATCCGGGCTGCTGGAAGCTTCAGGCGGACCGCAGCGCTTCACACTATTCAACACGAACCCTCAAAGATCGTGCAGGTGAGGCTGGAGGTACGCGACGGGCAGGCCGCAGTTCAGGCGAGCTGTCGCTGCCCGGAGTGCACGGCACCGCCGCACCCATTGAACTGAGCTATCCGGATCCGGCCGGAAGTCGCAGTGCGGGGCTGCTGCCCACCGGCGACCCGGTAGATGTGCTCAGTGTCGACGAGCGGGACTACCCGGTAAGCCTGGTTGACGCCGCGCTGCCGATGGTGGTCATCGAGGCTGCGTCGCTGGGGTTTCAGTGCACCGAAAGCCCGGAGCAGATCGACGCCGACAAGGCGGCATTGGTGTTGCTGGAGAAGCTCCGCCGGGCCGGGGCGGTCGCCATGAGGCTGTGTGCAACAGCCGCGGGGGCGGCGCTGTGA
- a CDS encoding PrpF domain-containing protein gives MGGGISSLSKVMVVARSQREAVDLDYTFGQVAVDSATVDYAGNCGN, from the coding sequence ATGGGCGGCGGGATCTCCTCGCTGTCCAAGGTCATGGTGGTTGCCCGTTCGCAGCGCGAGGCAGTGGATCTGGACTATACCTTTGGACAGGTTGCGGTCGATTCCGCGACGGTCGACTATGCCGGAAACTGCGGTAATTAG
- a CDS encoding alpha/beta fold hydrolase, with protein sequence MRNWTHHYARINDLRMHYVEEGQGPLVVLLHGFPHTWFSWRHQLTALAEAGYRVVAPDLRGMGQSEAPEELSAYRADVISADLCALLDHLGEEQAVFSGIDYGMFAAYDLAVEHPERVRALIGLQYAGLPHYDALPSQTELERGKKSFNHMAYYHADPHGARADYDAHPRDIISKIFHTLSTDGDFAAVYANTPGTAYREALPQPPALPWSWLTEWELEAYVSDFARGGFGGGINWYRVADLNWEYRNARGAGSTTVPYYFLGSETDLQLADQYGEGIRAQLAAHHEDVRSVQSVPGGGYLIAMERAAEVSVKFLEFLHELDRVRG encoded by the coding sequence ATGAGGAACTGGACCCACCATTACGCCCGGATCAACGATCTTCGGATGCACTATGTGGAAGAAGGCCAGGGTCCGCTGGTGGTCCTGCTGCACGGCTTCCCGCACACCTGGTTCAGCTGGCGGCACCAATTGACCGCACTGGCAGAGGCCGGCTACCGGGTGGTTGCCCCGGACCTGCGGGGCATGGGTCAGTCCGAGGCCCCCGAGGAACTGTCGGCCTACCGCGCCGATGTGATCAGCGCCGATCTGTGTGCCCTGCTCGATCACCTGGGGGAGGAGCAAGCCGTGTTTTCCGGGATCGACTACGGCATGTTTGCCGCCTATGACCTGGCCGTCGAACACCCGGAGCGGGTGCGCGCGCTGATCGGCCTGCAATACGCCGGGCTGCCGCACTACGACGCACTTCCCTCGCAGACCGAGCTCGAGCGCGGCAAGAAAAGCTTCAACCACATGGCCTACTACCATGCGGACCCGCACGGGGCCCGCGCCGACTATGACGCCCACCCGCGCGACATTATCTCCAAGATCTTCCATACCCTGTCCACCGACGGGGATTTTGCCGCGGTGTACGCCAACACGCCGGGAACCGCGTACCGCGAGGCGCTGCCTCAGCCGCCGGCTCTGCCGTGGTCCTGGCTGACCGAGTGGGAGCTGGAAGCCTACGTCAGCGACTTTGCCCGCGGTGGCTTCGGTGGCGGCATCAACTGGTACCGGGTGGCGGACCTGAATTGGGAATACCGCAACGCCCGCGGAGCCGGAAGCACCACCGTCCCGTACTACTTCCTGGGCTCGGAGACCGACCTGCAGCTGGCCGATCAGTACGGCGAAGGTATCCGAGCTCAGCTCGCCGCCCACCATGAGGACGTGCGTTCGGTGCAGAGTGTGCCCGGCGGCGGCTACCTGATCGCCATGGAGCGCGCCGCCGAAGTCAGCGTGAAGTTCCTTGAGTTCCTGCACGAGCTGGACCGGGTCCGTGGCTAA
- a CDS encoding TetR/AcrR family transcriptional regulator translates to MADKTAPTRRTVILDNAARLFAQQGIGGTSVREISASVGMLSGSLYHHFASKDEMVEEVLTEFLEELQGRYRGVTESGAQPREALNQLIRITLEIIRDYPYATQIYQNEVAYIQKLPKSTGARAISSDIAKLWVEVIELGIESGIFKKDLDANVAHRLMRDSLWLTARWFTPSKKYTLDQLTADCSALFLDGIMA, encoded by the coding sequence ATGGCCGACAAGACCGCACCCACCCGCCGGACTGTCATTCTCGACAATGCTGCCCGGCTCTTTGCCCAGCAGGGCATCGGCGGCACCTCGGTGCGCGAGATCTCGGCCTCCGTGGGAATGCTTTCGGGCAGCCTGTACCACCATTTCGCATCCAAGGATGAGATGGTCGAGGAAGTCCTCACCGAGTTCCTCGAGGAACTGCAGGGACGCTACCGCGGCGTCACCGAATCCGGCGCCCAACCACGCGAAGCGTTGAACCAGCTGATCCGCATCACCTTGGAGATCATCCGCGATTATCCGTACGCCACGCAGATCTACCAGAACGAGGTCGCGTACATTCAGAAGCTGCCCAAGTCGACCGGTGCCCGCGCGATCAGCAGCGACATCGCCAAGTTGTGGGTTGAGGTTATTGAGCTGGGCATCGAGAGCGGGATATTCAAGAAGGACCTGGATGCGAACGTCGCCCACCGCCTGATGCGCGACTCGCTATGGCTGACCGCCCGCTGGTTCACCCCGTCCAAGAAGTACACGCTGGATCAGCTGACGGCCGACTGCAGCGCGCTGTTCCTCGACGGGATCATGGCCTAG